A region of Deltaproteobacteria bacterium DNA encodes the following proteins:
- a CDS encoding c-type cytochrome — protein MDDPKKNQEDKLLLDHEYDGIKELDNPLPRWWLAGFYLAIIFAIFYMNYYFLGNGRTLKEEFDRAKAENNLKILASRPKEGPIDEKKLEALLADTKQVAQGKAVFEKNCSPCHGAQGQGIIGPNLTDEYWIHGKGKLSDILKVVSEGVKEKGMPTWGAILKPDELNQVVVYVKSLKGSNPANPKAPQGEKVEE, from the coding sequence ATGGATGATCCAAAAAAAAATCAAGAAGATAAATTGCTCCTCGATCACGAATACGATGGAATCAAGGAACTGGACAATCCTTTACCCAGGTGGTGGCTCGCCGGTTTTTATCTGGCCATTATTTTTGCGATTTTTTACATGAATTATTATTTTCTAGGAAATGGTCGAACTTTGAAAGAAGAATTTGATCGGGCAAAAGCGGAGAATAATTTAAAAATTCTGGCCAGCCGCCCCAAAGAAGGGCCCATCGATGAAAAAAAACTGGAAGCCTTGCTAGCCGATACAAAACAGGTGGCTCAAGGAAAAGCGGTTTTTGAAAAAAATTGTAGCCCCTGTCATGGCGCTCAAGGACAGGGAATTATTGGCCCAAATTTAACCGATGAGTATTGGATCCATGGAAAAGGAAAATTATCGGATATCCTCAAGGTAGTTTCAGAAGGAGTAAAAGAAAAAGGGATGCCCACTTGGGGGGCAATATTAAAACCCGATGAGCTCAATCAGGTGGTGGTATATGTAAAGTCTTTGAAAGGCTCCAATCCTGCAAATCCCAAGGCCCCGCAGGGAGAAAAAGTGGAGGAGTAA
- a CDS encoding CcoQ/FixQ family Cbb3-type cytochrome c oxidase assembly chaperone: MTWLPCVGMLIFLFLFLAALFWVYRKDTKDFYQKLAKLPLE; this comes from the coding sequence CTGACCTGGCTTCCTTGTGTGGGAATGCTGATTTTTTTATTCCTCTTCCTCGCGGCCCTCTTTTGGGTCTATCGGAAGGACACAAAAGATTTCTATCAAAAGTTGGCCAAGCTTCCCTTAGAATAG
- the ccoG gene encoding cytochrome c oxidase accessory protein CcoG, with protein MGSLNPKDLPPDRLSTTDEKGNRVYLYPAEVKGVFQKWRTRLHAFLIVFFLALPWIKIQGHPLLLLDIPHRRFAIFGLTFWAHDAPMLFFVFATLFLGLALLTCLLGRVWCGWACPQTVFIEGVFRRIERWVEGDSVSRKQRDEGPFSLQKLFKKSIKWFLFLLASLLLAHSFLAYFVGSDELLQMMRSSPSENFTPFLVMAISTGIVLFDFGWFREQFCVIACPYGRFQSVFMDSHSISVAYDEKRGEPRRGQSAEKEGDCINCYRCVQVCPTGIDIRRGLQLECVACTACIDACDEVMLKIERPKGLIRYDSISRLKNSKPIPWIRPRTLVYVLLLLGLLSAFAYTLSRRETLNAMLLRAKETPYQQIEENGKSLIINHFRINFSNESFHPIKINLDLAEGWKEKGIELITVSNPVLIEAGINTKTDFFIKFPKTLLMSQVNSIQILLRPEKEDSEFKIQRKDVTLMGPFQ; from the coding sequence ATGGGCTCCCTCAACCCCAAAGACCTTCCTCCAGATCGCCTCAGCACTACCGACGAAAAAGGGAACCGCGTCTATTTGTATCCAGCGGAGGTAAAAGGGGTTTTTCAAAAATGGAGAACTCGTCTCCATGCTTTTTTGATAGTGTTCTTTCTTGCTTTACCCTGGATAAAAATTCAGGGCCACCCGCTGCTCTTGCTGGATATTCCCCATCGCCGCTTTGCCATTTTTGGGCTCACCTTCTGGGCTCACGATGCCCCCATGCTTTTTTTTGTCTTTGCCACCCTTTTTCTAGGCCTTGCCCTTTTAACCTGTCTGTTGGGTCGTGTCTGGTGTGGCTGGGCTTGTCCTCAAACTGTTTTTATTGAGGGGGTTTTCCGTCGAATAGAACGCTGGGTTGAAGGAGATTCTGTCTCGCGCAAACAGAGGGATGAAGGCCCCTTCAGCCTCCAAAAACTTTTCAAAAAAAGTATAAAATGGTTTCTGTTTTTGTTGGCTTCACTACTCCTTGCACACAGTTTTTTGGCCTACTTTGTAGGCAGCGATGAATTACTCCAAATGATGAGAAGCTCCCCCAGTGAAAATTTTACCCCATTTTTGGTGATGGCTATTAGCACGGGAATTGTCCTTTTTGATTTTGGATGGTTCCGCGAACAATTTTGTGTCATCGCCTGTCCTTACGGCCGCTTTCAATCGGTGTTCATGGATTCTCATTCCATCTCGGTGGCTTATGATGAGAAGCGGGGCGAACCCAGACGGGGTCAGTCCGCAGAAAAAGAAGGAGACTGCATCAACTGTTATCGTTGTGTACAGGTTTGCCCCACAGGAATTGACATACGCAGGGGCTTACAGTTGGAATGCGTGGCCTGTACGGCTTGTATCGACGCCTGTGATGAGGTCATGCTGAAAATAGAACGACCCAAAGGTTTAATTCGCTACGACAGTATCAGTCGTTTGAAAAACTCTAAACCCATTCCATGGATACGACCACGCACTCTTGTCTATGTGCTTTTACTATTGGGTTTGCTGAGTGCATTTGCATACACCCTCAGTCGCAGAGAAACTCTCAATGCCATGTTGCTCCGAGCCAAGGAAACTCCCTATCAGCAAATAGAGGAAAATGGGAAAAGCCTGATCATCAATCATTTCCGTATCAACTTTTCAAACGAGAGTTTTCACCCCATAAAAATAAATTTGGACTTGGCAGAGGGCTGGAAGGAAAAAGGAATAGAATTAATCACGGTCTCAAATCCGGTTTTGATTGAAGCGGGAATCAATACCAAAACAGATTTTTTTATCAAATTTCCAAAAACCCTTTTGATGAGCCAAGTGAATTCAATTCAAATTTTACTCCGACCTGAAAAAGAAGATTCGGAATTTAAAATTCAACGGAAGGATGTTACTTTGATGGGACCTTTTCAATGA